A genomic region of Methanobacterium sp. SMA-27 contains the following coding sequences:
- the mfnA gene encoding tyrosine decarboxylase MfnA, whose product MEDKGISKTEVFRQLKEFKKKDMTHRSGKILGSMCTCPHPVGLRAYQMFLESNLGDPGLFKGTKAMEDEVINLLGDLLGKQDIHGHIITGGTEANIMAMRAARNSAKLENPGIKDPEIIVPKSAHFSFKKAADMLCLNIMEAKLDSDYKVDVNSIEEMLSKNTVAVVAVAGTTELGKVDPVEDISNICLENNIYLHVDAAFGGYSIPFLTEIGYEFPKFDFELKGVCSITIDPHKMGLAPIPTGGILFREKKYLDAMSIETPYLTEDRQSTIVGTRTGASTAATWALMKYLGREGYKKVSNQCMEITKLLYEGIIESGFEVVTEPQLNIVAFKSKDISVDELAKRLENLGWAVSKSSYPRAIRVIVMPHIKEKHVKAFIEDLKSLNL is encoded by the coding sequence ATGGAAGATAAGGGAATATCAAAAACAGAAGTTTTCAGGCAACTTAAAGAGTTTAAAAAGAAGGATATGACACATCGTTCAGGTAAAATACTTGGCTCAATGTGTACATGCCCACATCCTGTAGGCTTGAGGGCATATCAAATGTTTTTGGAGTCTAATTTAGGAGATCCTGGTCTTTTTAAAGGAACTAAAGCCATGGAAGATGAAGTTATAAATTTGTTAGGCGATCTTTTGGGTAAACAAGATATTCATGGTCACATAATAACTGGTGGAACAGAAGCAAATATAATGGCAATGAGAGCTGCCAGAAATTCTGCTAAACTAGAAAATCCTGGAATAAAGGATCCTGAAATAATAGTTCCTAAATCGGCACATTTTTCTTTTAAAAAAGCAGCAGACATGCTTTGTTTGAATATTATGGAAGCAAAACTTGATAGTGACTACAAGGTGGATGTTAATTCTATTGAGGAAATGTTATCTAAGAACACTGTTGCAGTAGTGGCTGTTGCAGGAACAACTGAATTGGGTAAAGTTGATCCTGTTGAAGATATTTCAAATATTTGTCTTGAAAATAATATTTACCTTCATGTTGATGCGGCATTTGGAGGATATTCTATTCCATTTTTAACTGAAATAGGTTATGAATTTCCTAAATTTGATTTTGAACTCAAAGGTGTATGTTCAATAACAATAGATCCTCATAAAATGGGGCTTGCACCAATACCAACTGGTGGAATTCTTTTCCGTGAGAAAAAGTATCTGGATGCAATGAGCATTGAAACGCCATATCTTACAGAAGATAGGCAGTCCACCATTGTAGGAACTAGAACGGGTGCTTCAACAGCTGCTACATGGGCTCTTATGAAATATCTTGGAAGAGAAGGTTACAAGAAAGTTTCAAATCAATGTATGGAAATAACCAAACTTTTATATGAAGGTATCATCGAATCTGGATTTGAAGTGGTAACAGAGCCTCAGTTGAACATTGTTGCTTTTAAATCAAAGGACATATCTGTTGATGAACTGGCTAAAAGGCTTGAAAATTTAGGATGGGCTGTTTCCAAATCGTCATATCCACGTGCCATAAGGGTTATAGTAATGCCTCACATCAAAGAAAAACATGTAAAAGCATTTATAGAAGATCTTAAGAGCTTGAATTTATAA
- a CDS encoding tRNA (cytidine(56)-2'-O)-methyltransferase, with product MKVNVLRLDHRRVRDARITTHVCLTARAFGASKVILSGDQDKKIMENVRDVVKRWGGNFEIDYCKRWDKFIDDWKRNGGEVIHLTMYGEAVQNITGKIRESTKDKLVVVGGSRVPSKVYQESDWNVSVTNQPHSEVAALSIFLHTLFDGKEYEIDFKNSELKIIPTAHGKKVLTKYKNSEIDDQ from the coding sequence ATGAAGGTTAATGTTTTAAGACTAGATCACAGGAGGGTCAGGGATGCCAGAATAACAACTCATGTTTGTTTGACAGCAAGGGCATTTGGGGCTTCTAAAGTTATATTAAGCGGAGATCAAGATAAAAAAATAATGGAAAATGTTAGAGATGTTGTAAAACGTTGGGGTGGGAACTTCGAAATTGATTATTGCAAAAGATGGGATAAATTCATAGATGACTGGAAACGAAATGGCGGAGAAGTAATTCATCTCACAATGTATGGTGAAGCTGTTCAAAATATAACTGGCAAAATACGTGAATCAACAAAGGACAAACTGGTTGTTGTGGGAGGTTCACGGGTTCCTTCAAAGGTTTACCAAGAATCAGATTGGAATGTTTCTGTAACCAATCAACCCCACTCAGAGGTTGCAGCTCTTTCTATATTCTTACATACACTATTTGATGGGAAAGAATATGAAATAGACTTTAAAAACAGTGAATTAAAGATTATTCCCACTGCACATGGTAAAAAGGTATTAACAAAATATAAAAATTCTGAGATTGATGATCAATAG
- a CDS encoding fumarate hydratase C-terminal domain-containing protein, with protein sequence MKRICTPINSQTVQDLHVGDKIEVYGIILTGRDAALPKLVDSINKGQCFDDLEGSVIMHTAVSDAGISPTTSNKEEIEESIPCLAKSGVKIHIGKGSLGDSTVKLLDKYESIFAVTPPAAALLSSRIISRKVVAFENEGMESIHLLEVRGIPCIVAAAHGKAIY encoded by the coding sequence ATAAAACGAATCTGTACTCCAATAAACTCTCAAACAGTTCAAGATTTGCATGTTGGGGATAAGATAGAGGTATATGGTATTATTTTAACAGGTAGGGATGCTGCTCTTCCTAAACTGGTTGATTCTATAAATAAGGGGCAGTGTTTTGATGATCTTGAAGGATCTGTTATTATGCACACTGCTGTCAGCGATGCAGGTATTTCCCCTACAACAAGTAATAAAGAAGAGATTGAAGAGAGCATACCGTGTCTTGCTAAATCTGGTGTTAAAATACATATAGGGAAGGGATCACTTGGAGATAGCACAGTTAAGTTATTAGATAAATATGAATCAATTTTTGCTGTTACTCCTCCCGCAGCAGCACTTTTATCGAGTAGAATAATTTCAAGGAAGGTTGTTGCATTTGAAAATGAGGGTATGGAATCCATTCATTTATTAGAAGTACGCGGTATACCCTGTATAGTTGCAGCTGCCCATGGTAAGGCTATCTACTAA
- the upp gene encoding uracil phosphoribosyltransferase: MILKHVEHLLVQDQLTTIRRSGISSTDFRAGMIEIGRLMSYVFADTLEKEKLTVKTPLGISEGIKIKDKKDIVVINVLRAAIPLVDGILRVFTESKCGVVGAWREDIPPFKVNLNYARIPHVENKIVIIADPMLATGNTLNAILNEIKNQGIPKRIVLFNVIASREGIEKVSRHHNDLEIYTCAIDNEVNSDGYIVPGLGDAGDISFGKPHEK; the protein is encoded by the coding sequence ATGATATTAAAACATGTTGAGCATCTACTTGTACAGGATCAACTTACAACAATAAGAAGATCAGGAATAAGTAGCACAGATTTTAGGGCGGGTATGATCGAAATTGGCAGATTAATGAGTTATGTTTTCGCAGACACTCTTGAAAAAGAGAAATTAACCGTCAAAACACCTTTAGGAATATCTGAAGGTATTAAAATTAAAGATAAAAAAGATATCGTTGTTATAAATGTCCTTAGAGCTGCAATTCCACTTGTAGATGGAATATTGAGAGTTTTTACCGAATCTAAATGTGGAGTAGTAGGTGCATGGCGTGAAGATATTCCTCCATTTAAAGTAAACTTAAATTATGCAAGAATCCCACATGTTGAGAATAAAATTGTTATAATTGCTGATCCAATGCTTGCCACAGGCAACACACTTAATGCAATATTGAATGAAATAAAAAATCAGGGTATTCCAAAAAGAATTGTACTATTTAATGTGATAGCATCTCGAGAAGGAATAGAAAAAGTTTCTAGACACCACAATGATCTAGAGATTTATACTTGTGCCATTGACAATGAAGTTAACAGTGATGGATATATAGTCCCTGGACTTGGAGATGCAGGAGATATCTCTTTTGGAAAACCCCATGAAAAATAA
- the ppsA gene encoding phosphoenolpyruvate synthase gives MKHVEFFEELRKEDVAVAGGKGANLGELTHAGIPVPPGFVVTSKTYDQFIKETGIFDEIMDILDALDVNKNKELQASAVKIKKIITETTMPDEIKTIIIEAYNALCHRIGKDDVFVAIRSSATAEDLPEASFAGQQDTYLNIRGSEDVVEYVQKCWASLFESRAIFYREENDFDHSKVYIAVVVQEMVNAEKAGVMFTVHPSTGEEKILIEAAWGLGEGVVSGTVTPDTCWYDKEKNEILDYKISDKKVMFDRDPDTGYTVKVDVPEDLREKRVLSNDEITQLAQLGKRIQNHYNFPQDTEWAIEGGKIYMLQSRPVTTLGKDNGESKSEQESEERIIIAKGLGASPGMASGAVKIVRNTDELDKIEKGDILVTVMTTPDMVPAMKRAEGIITDEGGVTCHAAIVSRELGIPCVVGTGDGSKILKENSVVTLDGSKGFVYEGKLKTDNKDSTENGSTATVIQNQSILTVTEVKVNVSMPEAAKKASETGADGVGLLRTEHMMLALGVHPKKFIIEGREDELVKALVENILKVADAFYPKTVWYRTLDAPTDEFKSLDGGEDEPYEHNPMLGWRGIRRELDEPEILKAEFKAIKKLHEEGYTNIGVMLPLVQHPDELKEAKKIAREVGLKPQKNIEWGIMVETPGAALTIEDFIAEGIDFVSFGTNDLTQYTLAIDRNNENVAGLYSERHPAVMKLIAMVIKECNKAGVKTSICGQAGSMPDIVEQLVELGITSVSANTDAVATVREVVARVEKKLVLKAARKVLQE, from the coding sequence ATGAAGCATGTCGAATTTTTTGAAGAACTGAGAAAGGAAGATGTTGCAGTAGCAGGCGGAAAAGGCGCAAACCTCGGAGAATTAACTCATGCAGGGATACCGGTACCTCCCGGTTTTGTTGTCACATCCAAAACCTACGATCAATTTATAAAAGAAACAGGGATCTTCGATGAAATAATGGACATTCTTGATGCTCTTGACGTCAACAAAAACAAAGAACTTCAGGCATCAGCTGTTAAGATCAAAAAAATAATAACCGAAACAACGATGCCCGATGAGATCAAAACCATCATAATCGAAGCATACAATGCATTATGCCATCGAATTGGTAAAGATGATGTTTTTGTAGCAATCAGATCCTCTGCAACTGCAGAAGACCTGCCGGAAGCATCTTTTGCTGGTCAACAAGATACCTATCTTAACATAAGGGGTAGCGAAGATGTTGTTGAATATGTTCAAAAATGTTGGGCATCTCTTTTTGAATCACGTGCAATATTTTATCGTGAAGAAAATGATTTCGACCATTCTAAAGTTTACATAGCAGTGGTTGTTCAGGAAATGGTTAATGCAGAAAAAGCAGGAGTAATGTTCACTGTACACCCATCAACTGGAGAAGAAAAAATTCTCATAGAGGCAGCATGGGGTTTAGGGGAAGGAGTAGTTTCAGGAACAGTGACACCTGATACTTGCTGGTACGACAAAGAAAAAAATGAGATTCTTGATTACAAGATCAGCGATAAGAAGGTAATGTTTGATCGTGACCCTGATACAGGATATACAGTAAAGGTTGATGTACCAGAAGATCTACGTGAGAAACGTGTTTTAAGTAATGATGAGATAACACAACTTGCTCAACTTGGAAAAAGAATTCAAAATCATTATAATTTCCCTCAAGACACAGAGTGGGCAATTGAAGGCGGTAAAATTTACATGCTACAATCAAGGCCTGTAACAACACTTGGCAAGGACAACGGTGAATCCAAATCAGAACAAGAATCTGAAGAAAGGATAATAATCGCTAAAGGACTTGGAGCAAGCCCAGGTATGGCATCTGGGGCAGTAAAAATCGTACGAAATACTGATGAACTCGATAAAATAGAAAAGGGTGACATATTAGTTACTGTGATGACAACGCCAGATATGGTTCCTGCAATGAAAAGGGCAGAGGGTATTATAACTGACGAAGGTGGAGTTACTTGCCACGCAGCAATAGTATCAAGAGAACTTGGAATACCATGTGTAGTTGGTACAGGTGATGGAAGTAAGATTCTGAAAGAAAATTCTGTTGTAACCCTTGATGGAAGCAAGGGATTTGTATATGAAGGAAAGTTGAAAACAGATAATAAGGATTCCACAGAAAATGGATCAACAGCTACAGTTATCCAAAATCAATCAATTTTAACAGTAACAGAAGTTAAAGTAAATGTTAGTATGCCAGAAGCAGCTAAAAAAGCTTCAGAGACAGGTGCTGATGGTGTAGGTTTGCTTAGAACAGAGCACATGATGTTGGCTTTGGGTGTGCACCCTAAAAAGTTCATTATTGAAGGTAGGGAAGACGAACTTGTCAAAGCTCTTGTTGAAAATATTTTAAAGGTTGCAGATGCATTTTATCCCAAAACAGTATGGTACAGAACATTAGATGCGCCTACTGATGAATTTAAGTCACTTGATGGTGGAGAAGATGAACCATACGAACACAATCCTATGTTGGGTTGGAGGGGTATTAGAAGGGAACTTGACGAACCTGAAATATTAAAAGCTGAGTTTAAAGCAATAAAAAAACTCCATGAAGAGGGATATACCAACATAGGTGTTATGCTTCCATTGGTTCAACATCCAGATGAGCTTAAGGAAGCCAAGAAAATAGCAAGAGAAGTTGGATTAAAACCTCAAAAGAATATAGAATGGGGTATAATGGTTGAAACTCCAGGAGCTGCTCTAACAATTGAAGACTTCATTGCTGAGGGAATTGATTTTGTTAGTTTCGGAACAAACGATTTGACACAATACACACTTGCAATAGATCGTAACAATGAAAACGTGGCGGGACTTTATTCTGAGAGACATCCTGCAGTTATGAAGTTAATTGCAATGGTAATCAAGGAGTGTAACAAAGCAGGTGTTAAAACAAGCATATGTGGGCAAGCAGGAAGCATGCCTGACATTGTTGAACAACTGGTAGAACTTGGAATTACAAGTGTATCTGCCAATACAGATGCTGTTGCAACTGTTAGAGAAGTTGTTGCACGAGTTGAAAAGAAGTTAGTACTCAAAGCAGCAAGAAAAGTCTTGCAAGAATAG
- a CDS encoding sorbosone dehydrogenase family protein, translating to MNKKLLIIPLIIIFAVLIILILPKPVTQTGFQSEVVADNLDIPGAMDFLPNNTMIFTQRGGNVSLLMDNGVKNIGNINVTANGESGLLGIAVDPQFSQNRYVYLFYTSNNGNRVSRFVLNDQLQNETVLIDRIPSGSIHNGGRIKFGPDGKLYITTGDANNRTSAQDLNSLSGKILRINKDGTVPSDNPFNNFVYTYGNRDPQGLAWNPSNGILYESEHGDIQNDEINILIRGGNYGWPTDQGNETAQGIQTPLYVYTDMTLAPSGIAFYNNKLYVAGLRGSQLREISLSNNGTSIIGQNALFTQLGRIRDAVVHDGYIYICTSNRDGRGIPQIGDDKIIRIKVN from the coding sequence ATGAACAAAAAATTGCTTATAATACCTTTAATAATAATTTTTGCCGTGTTAATTATACTTATCTTACCTAAACCAGTCACGCAAACGGGATTTCAATCGGAGGTAGTTGCAGATAATCTGGACATACCTGGGGCAATGGATTTTTTGCCAAATAATACAATGATATTCACTCAGAGGGGGGGAAATGTAAGTCTTTTAATGGATAATGGTGTAAAAAATATTGGTAACATAAATGTGACTGCCAATGGTGAATCTGGATTATTAGGTATAGCTGTTGACCCTCAATTTTCTCAGAATAGATATGTATATCTTTTTTATACCTCTAATAATGGAAATAGGGTTTCAAGATTTGTTTTAAATGATCAACTTCAAAATGAAACAGTATTAATCGATAGAATTCCATCAGGTTCGATACATAACGGTGGGAGAATTAAGTTCGGGCCCGATGGAAAACTATACATTACAACAGGGGATGCTAACAATAGAACTTCTGCACAGGATTTAAATTCCCTTTCTGGAAAGATTTTGAGAATAAATAAGGATGGTACAGTTCCTTCAGATAATCCATTCAATAATTTTGTGTATACCTATGGCAACAGAGATCCACAGGGGCTTGCATGGAATCCTAGTAATGGAATTTTGTATGAATCAGAACATGGAGACATACAGAATGATGAAATTAACATCTTGATTAGAGGAGGTAATTATGGTTGGCCAACTGATCAGGGAAATGAAACAGCACAGGGAATACAAACACCTTTGTATGTTTATACTGATATGACCCTTGCACCATCGGGAATTGCTTTTTACAATAACAAACTCTATGTTGCAGGGCTCAGAGGTTCTCAATTAAGGGAGATAAGTCTTTCAAATAATGGCACAAGCATCATTGGACAAAATGCACTGTTTACCCAATTAGGAAGAATTCGGGATGCAGTTGTGCATGATGGATACATCTATATCTGCACTTCCAATAGGGATGGAAGAGGTATACCTCAAATTGGAGACGATAAAATCATAAGGATCAAAGTTAATTGA
- the cobS gene encoding adenosylcobinamide-GDP ribazoletransferase: MSILNDQNDESKKEGSKINGFFGLISFSTIIPINIHTSIKEMATYTWAWPIIGAAIGIIVGAFGFLLVDLMHLPQLIAAAMIYSFSIWFTGFHHLDGLIDFGDGMMVHGTPEKKIDVMRDKRIGTGGMAYLLIVGLITLTAIASIPIGVIFYIILISEIAAKMGIVSCATFSKPFPNGTGKYFIEAMNKKILFLSFILTSTIGFLVFNTIGIIGVAMGILSGVLIALIAKKNFKWATGDVLGTSNEVARMLALLIMVAMFTI; this comes from the coding sequence ATGTCAATATTAAATGATCAGAATGATGAATCCAAAAAAGAAGGAAGTAAGATAAATGGTTTCTTTGGTTTGATATCCTTCTCAACAATAATCCCGATTAATATTCATACAAGCATCAAGGAAATGGCAACTTACACATGGGCTTGGCCAATAATTGGTGCAGCAATTGGAATAATTGTTGGTGCCTTTGGATTTTTACTTGTTGATCTGATGCATCTACCCCAATTGATAGCAGCAGCAATGATTTATAGTTTTTCAATTTGGTTCACTGGCTTCCATCATCTTGATGGCCTTATAGACTTTGGAGATGGGATGATGGTCCATGGAACCCCTGAAAAAAAAATAGATGTCATGAGGGACAAACGAATTGGTACAGGAGGTATGGCCTATCTTCTAATTGTAGGTCTTATCACACTTACAGCCATAGCATCAATTCCCATAGGAGTTATTTTCTATATAATTCTTATTTCAGAAATAGCTGCAAAAATGGGCATTGTTAGCTGTGCAACATTTTCTAAACCATTCCCCAATGGTACCGGAAAATATTTCATTGAAGCCATGAACAAGAAAATTTTATTCTTATCATTTATTCTAACATCCACAATTGGATTTCTTGTGTTTAATACAATAGGGATAATTGGAGTAGCAATGGGTATTTTATCAGGTGTTTTAATTGCATTAATTGCAAAGAAAAACTTTAAATGGGCTACAGGAGATGTTTTAGGTACATCAAATGAAGTTGCAAGGATGCTAGCACTTTTGATCATGGTGGCGATGTTTACAATCTGA
- the rplJ gene encoding 50S ribosomal protein L16 encodes MVRAYTRKDYIRKIPGSRIVQYDMGNLSAEFPLKVTLVVKEAAQLSHNALEAARIASNRYMQRKAGRMGYHLKIRVYPHHIVRENPMATGAGADRVQDGMRKAFGKAVSSVAIVKPNQKVLTIYTNKRNFKDAKESLRRAAMKFPVTCRIEVEEGSELVK; translated from the coding sequence ATGGTTAGAGCATATACTAGAAAAGATTACATCAGGAAAATTCCAGGTTCAAGAATAGTTCAATATGATATGGGTAACCTCTCAGCTGAGTTCCCTTTAAAAGTAACGCTGGTTGTCAAAGAAGCAGCACAGTTATCTCACAATGCACTTGAAGCAGCTAGGATAGCTTCAAACAGGTACATGCAGAGAAAAGCCGGAAGGATGGGTTATCATTTGAAGATAAGGGTTTACCCTCATCACATTGTAAGGGAAAATCCAATGGCTACTGGAGCAGGTGCAGATAGGGTACAGGATGGTATGAGAAAGGCATTCGGTAAAGCCGTAAGCTCTGTTGCAATTGTAAAACCAAATCAAAAGGTTTTAACTATTTATACTAACAAAAGAAACTTTAAAGACGCTAAAGAATCTTTAAGAAGAGCAGCAATGAAGTTTCCAGTAACATGTAGAATTGAAGTTGAAGAAGGCTCAGAACTAGTCAAATAA